In a single window of the bacterium genome:
- the nrfD gene encoding NrfD/PsrC family molybdoenzyme membrane anchor subunit: MLETSTTRANPGIDPLLHAWHGEVALYLFLGGVAAGIMILTGLRRLRHPDEEASPALRWLPWTSLLLISAGMLCLFLDLANRWNAWRFYLILRPQTPMSWGAWILLLVYPVAAHFAWAGLPAARREQWRRFLPGRWLRGLADWSLRARPLFARLSILTGVLLGLYTGILLAASSARPLWNSALLGPLFLVSGLSTGAAFLLLFRLAEGERQWLGRADLGLIGGEIGLLALWMIGLAVGGEAGRQALALILGGPWTAAFWTLVVATGLLAPLAAALIERRHGLPPGRATALLVLAGGFSLRWILVFAGQESRWVEQVTALLK; the protein is encoded by the coding sequence GTGCTGGAGACAAGCACCACCCGCGCCAACCCTGGCATCGACCCGCTGCTCCACGCCTGGCACGGCGAGGTGGCCCTCTACCTCTTCCTGGGAGGCGTCGCGGCCGGCATCATGATCCTCACCGGCCTCCGGCGGCTGCGCCACCCGGACGAGGAGGCCAGCCCCGCCCTGCGCTGGCTGCCCTGGACCAGCCTGCTCCTCATCAGCGCCGGCATGCTCTGCCTCTTCCTCGACCTGGCCAACCGCTGGAACGCTTGGCGCTTCTACCTCATCCTGCGTCCGCAGACCCCCATGAGCTGGGGCGCCTGGATCCTGCTCCTCGTCTACCCGGTGGCCGCCCATTTCGCCTGGGCCGGACTCCCCGCCGCGCGGCGCGAGCAGTGGCGCCGCTTCCTGCCGGGACGATGGCTGCGCGGCCTCGCCGACTGGAGCCTGCGCGCCCGCCCCCTCTTCGCCCGCCTCAGCATCCTCACCGGCGTGCTGCTGGGCCTCTACACAGGGATCCTGCTGGCGGCCTCCAGCGCGCGGCCCCTCTGGAACAGCGCGCTGCTGGGTCCGCTCTTCCTCGTCTCCGGCCTTTCCACGGGCGCGGCTTTCCTCCTGCTCTTCAGGCTGGCGGAAGGGGAGCGACAGTGGCTGGGCCGCGCCGACCTGGGACTGATCGGCGGGGAGATCGGCCTGCTCGCCCTTTGGATGATCGGCCTGGCCGTGGGCGGCGAGGCGGGCCGCCAAGCCCTCGCCCTCATCCTGGGCGGACCCTGGACGGCGGCCTTCTGGACCCTGGTGGTGGCCACGGGCCTGCTGGCGCCGCTGGCCGCCGCGCTCATCGAGCGCCGCCACGGACTGCCGCCCGGCCGCGCCACCGCCCTGCTGGTGCTGGCGGGCGGTTTCAGCCTGCGCTGGATCCTGGTCTTCGCCGGGCAGGAATCCCGCTGGGTGGAGCAGGTGACGGCCCTGTTGAAATGA